A DNA window from Aminiphilus circumscriptus DSM 16581 contains the following coding sequences:
- a CDS encoding CBS domain-containing protein: MNTPAAAFMVRDLTAIAEDDSVLEAVRVMYSQRISGIPVVRDNWYLVGYLSETDILRAAVPTYLEVLAQSTFLEDSEGSFLDRLKVLAHRKVSDFMSVNLIAVEPTTSLMTVADLMLRKRIKRLPVSENGKLVGIIDRGAFCEFMMEAETFDERTGNKR, encoded by the coding sequence ATGAATACCCCCGCAGCAGCGTTCATGGTGCGAGATTTGACGGCGATTGCCGAGGACGACTCCGTGTTGGAAGCGGTTCGTGTCATGTATTCTCAGCGTATTTCCGGCATCCCTGTGGTACGGGACAATTGGTATCTGGTGGGATATCTTTCTGAGACGGATATTCTTCGGGCTGCGGTTCCCACCTATCTGGAAGTTCTTGCACAGAGCACGTTCCTTGAGGATTCGGAGGGAAGTTTTCTCGATCGCCTCAAGGTTCTTGCTCACCGAAAGGTGAGCGATTTCATGTCCGTGAACCTCATTGCCGTGGAACCCACAACGAGTCTCATGACTGTGGCGGATCTCATGCTCCGAAAGCGGATCAAGCGCCTTCCCGTTTCGGAGAATGGTAAACTCGTGGGGATCATTGACAGAGGGGCGTTCTGTGAATTCATGATGGAAGCGGAGACATTCGATGAAAGAACAGGAAACAAGCGCTGA
- a CDS encoding WecB/TagA/CpsF family glycosyltransferase yields the protein METMASPVFAFSILLIIMSAFFLAQRFLRVFLDRDQYDYLRDVMLICGWILVALWSGSSGARHVVLAGAAAALLGLYQRFSGKDVRPFFFLLGAVLALIGPQISFIALPDGRYHYLSFLGSIAATAFWVGLFPLLMQELDHISGLTGYLLALAWSIMCGVTLFSGQFLEESLFMCTGGLALLAVFWSRHGHMYRRLGQPLAAFWGVLVAGTSMMGVNKGVTFSTLLLLPLGLFAVPLMEASVNAISRAFRNEKERGGTMFLYRKLVNKGVDHPSAVRAVAVVCASLGFSAAAYQLSPEGPGMLVAFFALCGAGLYVWSVLYSVKEHKPERRPEIWGVPVDNVSTQYALGKVRMWINEEGRFASIVTPNALAVYECRKNKELFKVFREADLAIADGMGLFWGMNFLGHPVQERIPGVDFMEQLCRLAAGEGWPVFFLGGKPGIAEKASHCLVEKYPKLLVAGVEDGFFDEAASLEICERISASKAKLLFVALGSPRQELWISEHRDALGSLVAMGVGGSFDIFAGCLRRAPERWQRAGCEWLFRLLQEPWRWKRIVKLPLYALAVLLTRFGLLGKVRNEE from the coding sequence ATGGAGACGATGGCCTCGCCGGTATTCGCTTTCTCGATACTGCTGATTATCATGAGCGCCTTTTTTCTAGCCCAGCGCTTTCTGCGGGTCTTTCTCGACCGTGACCAGTATGACTATCTTCGGGATGTCATGCTCATCTGCGGATGGATTCTCGTCGCGCTCTGGAGTGGGAGTTCCGGAGCGCGACATGTCGTTCTTGCGGGGGCTGCGGCGGCATTGCTGGGACTGTATCAACGGTTTTCCGGAAAAGATGTCCGTCCGTTTTTCTTTCTTCTCGGGGCCGTTTTGGCTCTGATTGGTCCCCAGATCAGCTTCATCGCGCTTCCCGACGGCAGGTACCATTATCTTTCCTTCCTGGGTTCCATTGCTGCTACAGCCTTCTGGGTTGGCCTTTTCCCGCTGCTCATGCAGGAACTCGACCATATTTCCGGCCTGACAGGGTATCTCCTGGCTCTGGCCTGGAGCATCATGTGCGGTGTCACCCTTTTCTCCGGGCAATTCCTTGAGGAATCCCTCTTCATGTGCACGGGGGGACTTGCGTTGCTTGCCGTGTTCTGGAGCAGGCACGGACACATGTATCGACGCTTGGGGCAGCCTCTCGCGGCGTTTTGGGGCGTCCTCGTCGCAGGTACGTCCATGATGGGAGTGAATAAGGGGGTTACATTTTCGACCTTGCTCCTGCTTCCCCTCGGACTCTTTGCCGTTCCTCTCATGGAAGCCTCGGTGAACGCCATAAGCAGGGCCTTTCGGAACGAAAAGGAGAGGGGAGGAACCATGTTCCTCTATCGGAAGCTTGTGAACAAAGGTGTTGATCACCCGAGCGCCGTCCGGGCCGTGGCGGTGGTCTGTGCGTCTTTGGGATTTTCCGCTGCCGCGTATCAGCTCAGTCCGGAGGGGCCTGGCATGCTGGTGGCTTTTTTTGCACTTTGCGGGGCCGGTCTGTATGTGTGGAGCGTGCTCTATAGTGTGAAAGAACATAAGCCGGAGCGCAGGCCGGAGATTTGGGGAGTGCCTGTGGACAACGTTTCCACTCAGTATGCTCTCGGAAAGGTGCGCATGTGGATCAACGAGGAGGGCCGATTTGCTTCCATCGTCACACCCAATGCGCTCGCTGTCTATGAATGCAGGAAAAACAAGGAGCTGTTCAAAGTTTTCCGAGAGGCTGACCTGGCGATCGCCGATGGCATGGGGCTTTTCTGGGGAATGAATTTCCTGGGCCATCCCGTGCAGGAACGGATTCCCGGTGTCGACTTCATGGAGCAACTCTGCCGGCTTGCGGCGGGGGAGGGGTGGCCTGTTTTCTTTCTCGGAGGAAAACCGGGGATTGCTGAAAAGGCATCGCACTGCCTCGTGGAAAAATATCCGAAACTTCTCGTTGCCGGAGTGGAGGATGGTTTTTTTGATGAGGCGGCTTCCTTGGAGATCTGTGAAAGGATTTCGGCTTCCAAGGCGAAGTTGCTTTTTGTCGCTCTCGGATCACCTCGCCAGGAACTGTGGATTTCAGAGCACCGGGATGCCTTGGGCTCCCTCGTTGCCATGGGAGTGGGAGGCAGCTTCGATATTTTTGCAGGATGCCTCAGGCGTGCCCCTGAAAGGTGGCAACGCGCCGGTTGCGAATGGCTCTTTCGTCTTCTTCAGGAACCTTGGCGGTGGAAACGGATAGTGAAGCTCCCCCTTTATGCTCTCGCCGTCCTTTTAACGAGGTTCGGCTTGCTTGGAAAGGTGCGAAACGAAGAATGA
- the serS gene encoding serine--tRNA ligase, translating into MLDIRWIRENEALVRTMLENRHYEYPLEQLLDLDDRRRKILVDVERIKATRNEGSKKVGEAKRRGENPASLMEEMRRLGEEVKELEIQLDASETEIEQLLLRIPNVPHESVPVGASEEDNSVVRVWGEPKVFDFSPKPHWELGEALKILDFERGVKLAESRFTLMRGMGARLERALINFMLDLHVQRHGYTEFVPPFMVNSSTMQGTGQLPKFAEDLYKIHEEDLWLIPTAEVPLTNIHAGEILSEDDLPLSYTAYTPCFRREAGAYGKDVRGFLRQHQFDKVELVKICHPDHSYEALEQLTENAEQVLRLLEIPYRVVCLCTGDMGFGATKTYDLEVWLPSQNKYREISSCSNCGDFQARRMNAKFRPREGGKLRFVHTLNGSGVAVGRGLIAILENNQCEDGSITIPHALVPYLGGVMELRP; encoded by the coding sequence ATGCTCGACATACGGTGGATACGGGAAAACGAGGCACTCGTACGAACCATGCTCGAAAATCGACATTACGAGTACCCCTTGGAGCAGCTTCTCGACCTCGATGACCGGCGACGGAAGATACTGGTGGACGTAGAACGTATCAAAGCCACCCGTAACGAGGGATCGAAAAAGGTGGGAGAGGCGAAGCGCCGCGGAGAGAACCCAGCGTCTCTCATGGAAGAGATGCGCCGCCTGGGCGAGGAGGTCAAAGAGCTTGAGATCCAGCTCGATGCCTCCGAGACGGAGATAGAGCAACTTCTGTTGCGCATTCCGAACGTTCCCCACGAGTCCGTTCCTGTAGGTGCCTCGGAAGAGGACAACAGTGTCGTTCGTGTCTGGGGAGAACCGAAGGTGTTCGATTTTTCGCCGAAGCCGCACTGGGAGCTAGGCGAAGCCCTGAAAATCCTTGATTTCGAGAGAGGGGTGAAACTCGCGGAGAGTCGCTTTACCCTCATGCGGGGTATGGGGGCTCGTCTTGAGAGGGCGCTCATCAACTTCATGCTCGATCTTCACGTGCAACGGCACGGTTACACGGAGTTCGTACCGCCCTTCATGGTGAATAGTTCAACCATGCAGGGGACGGGGCAGCTCCCAAAATTCGCGGAGGATCTCTATAAGATTCACGAAGAAGACCTCTGGTTGATCCCCACGGCGGAGGTGCCTCTCACCAACATTCATGCTGGGGAGATCCTTTCCGAGGACGACCTTCCGCTCAGCTATACCGCCTACACCCCCTGTTTTCGCAGGGAGGCAGGGGCCTATGGAAAAGATGTCCGGGGATTTCTCCGGCAGCACCAGTTCGACAAGGTGGAGTTGGTGAAGATCTGTCATCCCGACCACAGTTACGAAGCGCTGGAGCAACTTACGGAGAATGCGGAGCAGGTCCTCCGGTTGCTGGAAATTCCCTACCGCGTCGTGTGTCTTTGCACGGGCGATATGGGATTCGGGGCGACGAAAACCTACGACTTGGAAGTGTGGCTTCCCTCACAGAACAAATATCGGGAGATCAGTTCCTGCAGCAACTGTGGAGATTTTCAAGCCCGGCGCATGAACGCGAAATTCCGCCCGAGAGAGGGTGGGAAACTTCGTTTCGTACATACCCTCAACGGGTCGGGTGTCGCCGTGGGACGAGGTCTCATCGCTATCTTGGAGAACAACCAGTGCGAGGACGGTTCCATCACGATACCCCACGCACTCGTCCCCTATCTTGGAGGTGTGATGGAACTTCGGCCCTGA